TTACAAGGCCTTGACAACCCACTCTCCTAATAccttcccttggaagagcatcTGGAGGAGTAATGCCCCTCTCAAGGTCGCTTTCTTCGTTTGGTTGGCTTCTCATGGCAAAATACTAACAATAGACAAGTTAAGAAAGCGCGGTCTAATTATAGTGgattggtgtttcatgtgtaaaCACAACAGTGAATCAGCGGATCATCTTCTCCTTCACTGTGAAATAGTCAAGGCCTTATGGGATGAAATTCTCTCAAGACTTGGTATCGCATGGGTTATGCCAAAGAGGGTAATAGATTTATTGTACTTCTGGCAAAGGATTGGAGGAAATCGACAGATTGCCGCTGTTTGGAAAATGGTGCCGTTATGTCTAATGTGGTGCACTTGGAACGAAAGAAACAACCGCtgttttgaggataaggaacgCTCCCCGGCTggttttagggattttttctttcatactttgttATTGTGGGCCTCctctattgtactaaatggaAGGAGTTTTAgtgacttttatgctactatccgtagcatgtagtttgtaattaggctttttcttgtatacttcctgtgtactcgggctttgcctttttacgtggatcaataaaatctcttttatctataaaaaaaaaaaaaaaaagatctcatcccacaacaCTCCTGTCACCCCACAATGCAATAATAAATGATCCATTGATTCCCCAttcttcttgcacaaataacaccaatccataacAACTCGAACTTAATTAAGACCATTCTAATAGTTTCATATATAAATCACAAAATCTCAAGACAATTGTAGGTAGATGTTGTCTCAAAATTGATCATAACATTAAGGGAAAACATTCAGTAAGTCTGTCATATCATATTAcatttggaaaagaaattttcttcatttctttaaCATGACTTCTCCCTCCAACTACTCACCTCTATAAGAAGCACCTCCTCATGGTAAGTATAACCCTATACTCTCTCCACACACAAACATAGTCACGCATGCACATATGGAGGTGTTTTTAACTTGAACAGGACTAATTCACTAActtttcaagtaaatctcaaATGTTTTTCAACTAGTCTTTTAAAGATGGTGTTTTGgatacctatataaaaaaaagatgatgTTTTGGACAAGTTTAGATCCTTCAATAGTGCTGAAAGCTCCAGTGAAAGTTGGCATGTCTTTCTGTTATTTTGATGCACTACCAAAGTAGAAAATTCACTTGTGCCACTGGAAATGAAATCATGAAGGTGCAAACAATACTGCCAAATGACAATCAGAAAGTTAACAGGGTCACCCATTAATCTTACTTGGCTTCTAGATTAAAGACAAAATGCTGCTCTGGATCTATATACCTTAAGGCTAACGACAGCCACTCTATTAGTTGGTGCAGAGTTGCGATTCTCAATAGTCCAATCCATTGACTTGAGACAGGGTAGACTTTcctataaattaaaaaccagttAGAGCCGGGATATAATGTCAAATTAAAATCTATTAGCACTTCATACAATCATAGTTTGTAAACTTGATTCCTCAAATGAGAAAcataaaagggaaaaagaagaatctaataaacctaaaacaaaaaactacCAAGTCGCTGGGAAGAACAGCATCACGTTGGAGCCCCGAAGCAGCAACAATGGGTGTGAAAGCCCCAAAATCGTTGCCTCCGCGATTGAGTCGGGCACCGGGATCATCTTGACGAGGCCATGACGGAGTCGAAATCTCGGAAGATGATGGCAAAGAAGTGAAAGACGGTGGCACACTTGTACTCACCTGATAGGAAACACCAGTCCTAGGAAACGTACGCTGGAAATGAGAAACAACGATTGCAGTAAGTCAAACAAGAACAAGTGAGTAgtttaatttgtaaaaagaaagcAGGTAACCTGTTCTCTGGAACAGTCGTCCTTCCACAGACCCTGATACTTCTGGAGCGACAAAACAAGGATGCTTTGTAGGTCAAGCGGAAGATCGGGTGGGAAAAGCTTCAGAAGATGATCCCCGCTGAAGTTTTCGTGTACGCATTTTCTGATGAGCGAACGAAGGCATGCCAATACCTATTATGCTTATTCCTATTATCCACCAAagaattaacaaaataaaccagagagagagagtgagagaagggAATAATCTATTGACATACGGGGTCCAATTCGGAGGGAGAAGGAAGACCGAGGAGGGACTGAATGTGGGACTTCTCGGGAGGACGGAGACCGGTTCTTCTCGTCTTCCAAAGGGTGGTCAGTATCTGGTCCACAGCTTCCTCCGGCTTCACTAGGCTCGAGAGCTTTTGCAGTTGCTGGTACAGTGTTGCCTCGTCCTCCATTACCCTGTGACGCTGCTTCCCCCTCTGAATGCGAGTTCCCTGGTTGCCCCTCGCATGCTTTATCCAAGGGTTTGGGTTTTGGCCCTTTTGGGTAAACGTGTAATTTTAGGAATTTCCATTCCCCAACAATTTAAAGGCCTGTAATGGCTAGGCCCAATTATATTTAAGTCTACCGCGGTCCGCAAAAATGGCTACATCCCCACGGGCCCACACAAGCACCGGGACGGAGCGTCACTCACCGCTCGCGGCACCTTCACATCTCATTTATCAGTTCGATCCTTTTCTCCGCtgcgaaaataaataaataaataaataataataataataataataggactttgctacatacagtcgggaaatgcagtcgacgtgcagtcggctgtacggaatgaataaaaaaaaattataaaaaaattattttatattcaggaagacctacatgaattataaaaagttataaaaataatttttttttttatataggtctcgtattaattttttttttacaaccgactccacgccgactgcatttcccgactgtacaaatcatttctgataataataatacagCAGGTTGTCTCTGTTCTAGGGTTTTTGAGCCAACAAATCTGTGTAATTCAATTCCAGAGCCATTCTTAAGTTCTGTAACTTAAGTGGGACTTTCTTCAGCTCTCTCGCCTTTTTGCTGGTAAATCTTAACCCTTCCATCATAGTTTATGTGCTTTTCGTGTTGTTGCATGTTATGTGAACAAAACCCTAACCTTAGTTTTGGTTTCCTTGTGGGAAattaaggggaaaaaaacacaaaaatgaaaTTCAAGATTCTGAATCGTAATTCAAGACTCTGGATCGTctattttgtttgtattttagGCTTACCTATCGTAAAACTTACACAGAATTCTTTGTCTCGTCTGCGAAGAAATATAATGGAAATAATGCCTTTCATGCTGTGAGGCCccgtaaaaagaaaaacatatgcTACTAATTGTCATTTACGATGTGTATTAATCGGTTTCACAGTTATGGGCATGAAAGGATTTTTACGTTGTTTTCTCGAGCTGAAATACAAAGTGACTGGCATTCCTTTTTCACTGCAAAAGATTGTGTTGCACACGATTTTTTGTACTTGGCGTGTTATTAATTTTTGCATATTCGAGACGATGCCAATGTCGAAATTTGATTTCTATATAATTGTTTCTCTTGTTTTTGACCTGCAGCATTTTTAAACCCTTGTTGccgtctaattttttttcttgttccttGGTGATTTCTCATTGCCTACCTGTGGGATGCATTTAGCATGCTCATTTGAGGGGGAAAAAGTTTggaattttacttttcaaaacaGATTCAGAACGCATATCCTTTTTCCCCCTTAATCAAACTACTTGGATTTAGATTATATGATGGAAAATGTTATCCTATGAATAAACTCAATCCACTTTCTACCATAAACTCGACGTTATCTAGACTCTACAAAACAATTTTTGTAGTTTGACATGATGAAAAACTTTCATTCTTCAGTTGTCGTTGATACAATAGCACCTGAAACATACACACTAACCTTCTTGTGGACTCATTCCTGTTAAATTGAGCATATATTCTCGTGTGTATTTTGGCCTTAACACGGTATGATCTGAAACATATACAACGGCCCCATGCTTACTCATTCatgcttaaaaaattatttttcctacTTATGATAAAAAGAATTGTTTGTCCTATTAATGTAAAGATAAATCTCTCGCCCATTTGCAAAGATGAGGAGATGTGCTAATATTTCACAAGTGAGGATTTTACCTGTTTTTGTTTCtctcttgattttttatttttttttgttgacaGCCAGGTTTACTCTGTCATTTCAGAACCGTAACGCTTTCTTTTTCGGAGATATAGGACATCCTTCACAGAATGTAAAAACTTGGAAAACACCAGGATGAGCAACGGCGAATTTGACGGACAGATTTTGGTTGAGAAATTATTGAAACTCAACAATTCGCAACAAAGCATTGAATGTATCCTGCAATGAAATCCCAATATTTATATCCCAATATTTATGTCAGAGTTAGCAATAGAACATATGTAAAACAAATGTTTATGGCATATCTTATTTTACAAATCATAATTACTTGTCTCCCTGAATTTTATACGTGACATTGGAACTGCTGCTATTTTTCCACTAATTTGTGCTTTTTCCTCTTCTGAAACATGCTGCATGTgcatttgttgcaatggactaTTTAATATCTTGGACATCATCTGATTTTGGTCCATTGAAGTCTATGGGCTACACGATGGAAATTAATCTTCTCATCTCCCTTAAGCTTCCCATGCCAAGCTGTAGGCAGGATTTGATCTCAGGTTTCTTCTGCAAGGACAAGAGACTTTAGAAACTAAGTTAGCTAATACCCACATATTTTGGGCATAGTCACTCATGAGAATATTCTAATATGTTTTTGATGTGCAGAAATACTTCACCTTAAGCTACTTATTTTCTTATGGGAGGCTTGAATGCCATATCTCAGAATTACCTCACCTTAAGCTACTTATCAAATAGAGAGACAGATTATGAATCGAATTAGCTTTTGATAAATTGCAGGTGCTTAAGTACCCTTTTGTCATAGCTCCTTGATATTGCTTTAGCTAATGATGAGCTTCCGATGGGTATGAACGTTTAGTCCATCCATAGTTAATTGTCAtttttatgttgttttatttcatatctAGTACTCTTGCACTGGCTGGTTCAATGGTTGATTCAGATTGAACCAGCCAATGAACTGGTGGACAAGTCTGAATTTTTAATGGTCAgctttttaaaattatagaaCAATAAGATCTTCTTTCTTCAAAtactcaacaaaaaaaaattacactaaactaacataaatatattatctttatgtatttaattataatgaatGTAATTGTGCTTAAATTGATTGAGCCGGTTCATATGTTATCAACAACAATGATTGTTGGAAACTTGTAGTGCATATTATGCGTGATCTCTTTAATCAGCGATTGAAAACTTTTAGAGGAAAAATATATTCAGACAGTTTTTGACCAAAAGTTCAGCATCTTCACATAAATGGTCTATAAATTGAATCCCGTTGAAATGGTGTCAGTTTCACTTTTTCTACAGACATGAGTTTTTGTTCCCTTTGATACTGTACTTGGATATTGTGGTAtgtttttcttaatatatttttatcagcTTTGTCCCATTGGTGTATCTCTCACCAGAAGAAGGCAAAACAGATTGTTGAAACATGGGATAAATTGTTCAACTCTTCTCAGAGAGAGCGGCGTGTTTCTTTTCTGTATTTGGCTAATGATATTTTGCAAAATAGTAGGCGAAAGGGCAGTGAGTTTGTGAGTGGATTCTGGAAAGTTCTTCCTGCGGCCCTTAGTCATGTTTACGAAAATGGCGATGAACATGGAAAGAAGGCAGTAACCAGACTGGTAAGTCTTTTTTGAAGTTAATGAATCACTTTTAGTTTCTTGTTTCACACACGCCACATTAGACAATATGTAAGAAGTCTTATATATTAGAGAAATTCATTTGCAAGCCGGTGTGGAGGACACACCTTCCGCACCATTGAcatggcataatttgatttgcaagagaactttataaatttgaatcttgcaaatcaaatcttaccatgTGAGCAGTGTGGATTGGATATCCTCTACATTGGCTTGCAAGTAGGACTCTATATTTATACTTGTTTGCATCTATATGTCTAACTTTTGGGGCTTGCATATTGATAGTTATTCTATCATGGGTATTATTTTGTTTGTACTTGTTACTTATCAAACAATGTATTTTGTTTGttcttgtgtttttttaatgggCAAGATAAAGATTTTTATGAATGATGAAAAGGTTGTCACCACAGTTAacagtacataggaagtatgcATGAGATCCACCTAACAAACAAAAGTTAAAAGAGCTAAAAACTCATGAAAAGTATAATTAGAGAGAGCAACATGATCTTGGGCCATTAtccaatgaaaagaaaaaggcatcTAGAGTGAAATACTTGTGCTTCGACATTGATTTTTCACAATGATCAAAGCTTCACTTCTCTCTATCCATAGACACCATAGTAAACATGATGGAGTCATCTTCCACAAAGGTTCACCAATGGTTGCCAAATTTCTCTTTCCAACATGTTTGGAATTCCATCACTTGAGAAGGTATCACCCAGGTTATCCCAAAGAGACCAAAAATCATCCATAGAATGCTagcaacctcacaatgtaaGAAGAAGAGATCCAACGACTCCCCACATTTCTTGTACATGCAACAATAATTAACCACCCGCCTGCCTTGCTTCCTTGTCCAAGGTAAGAATCTTCCCCAATGCTGTTCTCCAAGTAAAAAAAGCCACTCTATGGGGAGGCAGGTTTAGGATGAGCTGTAGCCTTTGACATTCTCTATTCGATTCCACGCTAGTTACCTTGGATTATCTAATACACAGTTTATGGCAGGTGGGGTCATGTATCCAGGTTTACTTCCCAAGTGTGGATTTGAAGGGCCCTACCTTGGTGAAGTTCCATGTCATCAAATTTTAGGAGAAAATCCCAATTGGCTCTACCAATTCTTTCATGAATAGCGCTCtaattgtgttgcctaatgtcTTCCAATATTTGGCCGGTTGGCACCATGCCAAAAATTTGGAAGTCTTGATGTTGTACAATGGAGGAATCCAGTTTGGCATCCACCATTCTGT
This sequence is a window from Carya illinoinensis cultivar Pawnee chromosome 9, C.illinoinensisPawnee_v1, whole genome shotgun sequence. Protein-coding genes within it:
- the LOC122275502 gene encoding uncharacterized protein LOC122275502 isoform X1; this translates as MEDEATLYQQLQKLSSLVKPEEAVDQILTTLWKTRRTGLRPPEKSHIQSLLGLPSPSELDPVLACLRSLIRKCVHENFSGDHLLKLFPPDLPLDLQSILVLSLQKYQGLWKDDCSREQRTFPRTGVSYQVSTSVPPSFTSLPSSSEISTPSWPRQDDPGARLNRGGNDFGAFTPIVAASGLQRDAVLPSDLESLPCLKSMDWTIENRNSAPTNRVAVVSLKYCLHLHDFISSGTSEFSTLVVHQNNRKTCQLSLELSALLKDLNLSKTSSFFYIVHIACCRNL
- the LOC122275502 gene encoding uncharacterized protein LOC122275502 isoform X3, yielding MEDEATLYQQLQKLSSLVKPEEAVDQILTTLWKTRRTGLRPPEKSHIQSLLGLPSPSELDPVLACLRSLIRKCVHENFSGDHLLKLFPPDLPLDLQSILVLSLQKYQGLWKDDCSREQRTFPRTGVSYQVSTSVPPSFTSLPSSSEISTPSWPRQDDPGARLNRGGNDFGAFTPIVAASGLQRDAVLPSDLESLPCLKSMDWTIENRNSAPTNRVAVVSLKCI
- the LOC122275502 gene encoding uncharacterized protein LOC122275502 isoform X2, whose translation is MEDEATLYQQLQKLSSLVKPEEAVDQILTTLWKTRRTGLRPPEKSHIQSLLGLPSPSELDPVLACLRSLIRKCVHENFSGDHLLKLFPPDLPLDLQSILVLSLQKYQGLWKDDCSREQRTFPRTGVSYQVSTSVPPSFTSLPSSSEISTPSWPRQDDPGARLNRGGNDFGAFTPIVAASGLQRDAVLPSDLESLPCLKSMDWTIENRNSAPTNRVAVVSLKLQDYSKSHSGEIEVKFQLSRDTLEAMLKSMTYISEQLSSMVGTPSVPAQKKQRQ